Proteins encoded in a region of the Onthophagus taurus isolate NC chromosome 10, IU_Otau_3.0, whole genome shotgun sequence genome:
- the LOC111428389 gene encoding LDLR chaperone boca, translated as MRGTSFLFFLLIITYINISNGKKSKDKPEWAKKDIRDFSDADMERLFDQWEEDEEPLEDDELPEHLRPAPQIDMSKLNMENPEELLQMTKKGRTLMTFVSVSGNPTKDETEELTKLWQTSLWNNHIQAERYLVDDNRAIFLFKDGAQAWEAKNYLVDQEKCESVTIESKVYHGKFSDKKDEL; from the exons atgagaggaacaagttttttattttttcttttaattattacatatattaatatatctAACGGTAAAAAGTCGAAAGATAAACCGGAATGGGCTAAAAAGGATATTAGGGACTTCTCGGATGCTGATATGGAGAGATTATTTGATCAATGGGAG GAGGATGAAGAACCGCTTGAAGATGATGAATTACCCGAACACTTACGTCCAGCCCCACAAATAGATATGTCTAAATTAAACATGGAAAATCCTGAAGAGTTATTACAAATGACCAAAAAAGGGAGAACTTTAATGACTTTCGTAAGCGTTTCGGGGAATCCGACGAAAGATGAAACTGAGGAGTTAACCAAATTGTGGCAAACAAGTCTTTGGAATAATCATATTCAAGCTGAAAGGTACTTAGTTGATGATAATCGggcaatttttctttttaaagatgGTGCGCAAGCTTGGGAAGCAAAAAACTATTTAGTAGACCAGGAGAAATGTGAAAGCGTTACTATAGAAAGTAAAGTTTATCACGGAAAATTCTCAGATAAAAAAGacgagttataa